A window from Thermosipho africanus Ob7 encodes these proteins:
- a CDS encoding tRNA1(Val) (adenine(37)-N6)-methyltransferase, translating into MIKLPPFDKNLGRDIKTIDIGGHKPTHASVFLLWYSLPTSDIKNVCELGSGTGFVSFGLSKYYNLKVKGIEVQEELFNASVKAIELNNVYNVDFFNLDLKDVKNHFSAESFDMVVFNPPYHFSSSSENKIREISRKSNQELLEIFISSASFLLRNRGTFVTVVAPYIFPLFNNILLKYRLTPQQMCIAYGKKAELIAIRGRKNGGMHFEIDRPVYF; encoded by the coding sequence ATGATTAAACTACCACCGTTTGATAAAAATCTTGGAAGGGATATTAAAACTATTGATATTGGTGGACATAAGCCGACGCATGCGTCGGTATTTCTTTTGTGGTATTCATTACCAACAAGCGACATTAAGAATGTATGTGAATTGGGTAGTGGGACAGGTTTTGTAAGCTTTGGACTTTCGAAGTATTATAACTTAAAAGTTAAGGGAATTGAAGTACAAGAAGAGCTTTTTAATGCTTCAGTAAAAGCTATAGAGTTGAACAATGTTTATAATGTGGATTTTTTTAACTTAGATCTTAAAGATGTAAAAAATCATTTTTCTGCGGAAAGTTTTGATATGGTAGTTTTTAATCCACCTTACCATTTCTCTTCAAGTTCTGAAAATAAAATAAGGGAAATTTCAAGAAAATCAAATCAAGAACTTTTAGAAATTTTTATATCATCTGCTTCTTTTTTGTTGAGAAATCGAGGAACTTTTGTGACAGTTGTCGCACCTTATATTTTTCCTCTGTTTAACAATATTCTTTTAAAATATAGATTAACACCTCAGCAGATGTGTATCGCATATGGTAAAAAGGCAGAGTTAATTGCAATAAGAGGGCGTAAAAATGGAGGAATGCATTTTGAAATTGATAGACCGGTATATTTTTAA
- the flgK gene encoding flagellar hook-associated protein FlgK — MPDISLFGALNTGLLGVYTSKLAMNVVSHNIANANTPGFSRQVPIIRTMPPIPATTLTQPSIPLQIGTGSKVKDIQRIRDEFLDIQYRQVNNKYNYWDSITANLHFVEQLFAEPGDSGIRYLFDSMWSGIEEIITDPTNSAAKRELVSRAEELVKNVKDLYSRLEQLREDLDYEISQRVEQINGMVKRLADINSKVRLSMALKSTPNDLLDERDRILDDLSKFADIFYTEDASGQISLRIGDQIVLTGSDVNELRALERPYGKGFKEIFVGNSKVDIHDGSLKAAMDLRDDIIVKYMNRLDEFVLYLTDKFNLIHKDGFNSDGSVTGLNFFNEMTADNIENSVLFRIAGSKRVEGGPIKYISGMSNRDNLSDITTKQFIDQGAIVFFDGSSNAQAISVNAGDTIQDFMNTVSSSGLWFNFETAIHNDSTYLLRMTSNTNDLKDTLALDFNGNMFNTMGFNTKDVDIYVINQSEFNVQEGTYKIKINGTEANINVTSGYTINDLANDINSNFSSDVKAVVYNSKLLIIPTKSNSFDRNLVNIQDSDGLFTQSNLHVETYKALDTSKETLDNILDHTLPFKITIGATSIEIDPTQTTLKELADKLNEVGTGILFDVTPHNKFVIRGTRSMDFKIDKTIKGPEALFVKLGFIDADSDPTNDWDEDYVFLNPFDEPKSLRERFAKADTLFVDKITTNEPFRFVEKFKVNSTVSVNPETIAVDYGKIEDNTNWDAKVFSPTGQANTAIMEILSKMRFEKILNDGRESFAEYLGGIVAEMGVEGETAMKMKDNTDIIMKDISNERERVKGVSLDEEMANMIKFQHAFNASARVMTAVDEMIGRVIDRLGVVGR, encoded by the coding sequence GGTAAAAGATATTCAAAGAATTCGAGATGAATTTTTAGATATACAATACAGACAAGTAAATAACAAATACAATTATTGGGATTCAATTACTGCTAATCTGCATTTTGTCGAGCAACTTTTTGCTGAGCCTGGAGATTCGGGTATTAGGTACCTTTTTGATTCGATGTGGTCAGGAATAGAAGAAATTATTACTGATCCAACAAATAGTGCAGCAAAGAGGGAGCTAGTAAGTAGGGCGGAAGAATTAGTTAAAAATGTAAAAGATTTGTATTCAAGACTCGAACAATTAAGAGAGGATCTTGACTATGAAATATCCCAAAGAGTTGAGCAAATTAATGGAATGGTAAAAAGACTTGCTGATATAAATTCAAAAGTAAGACTTTCTATGGCGTTGAAATCTACTCCAAATGATCTTTTGGATGAAAGAGATAGGATTTTAGATGATTTATCAAAATTTGCTGATATTTTTTATACCGAAGATGCATCAGGTCAAATATCTTTGAGAATAGGAGATCAAATCGTATTGACTGGTAGTGATGTTAATGAATTAAGAGCACTTGAAAGACCATATGGGAAAGGATTTAAAGAAATTTTTGTAGGAAATTCAAAGGTTGATATACATGATGGAAGTTTGAAGGCAGCTATGGACTTGAGGGATGATATAATAGTCAAATATATGAATAGGCTTGATGAATTTGTTCTTTACTTAACTGATAAATTTAATTTGATTCACAAAGATGGATTTAACTCTGATGGAAGTGTAACAGGGTTGAATTTCTTTAATGAAATGACAGCTGATAATATAGAAAATTCTGTGTTATTTAGAATAGCAGGATCAAAGAGGGTTGAAGGTGGACCTATAAAGTATATTTCAGGAATGTCAAATAGGGATAATTTGAGCGACATAACAACAAAACAATTTATTGATCAGGGTGCAATTGTATTTTTTGATGGTTCAAGCAATGCCCAGGCAATTTCAGTAAATGCTGGAGATACCATCCAGGATTTTATGAACACTGTCTCATCAAGTGGACTGTGGTTTAACTTTGAAACAGCAATTCATAATGATTCTACTTATTTGCTTAGAATGACAAGTAATACAAATGATTTAAAAGATACACTTGCATTAGATTTTAATGGAAATATGTTCAATACTATGGGTTTTAATACTAAAGATGTTGATATTTACGTTATAAACCAATCTGAATTTAATGTTCAAGAAGGCACTTATAAGATAAAAATTAACGGCACCGAGGCTAATATCAATGTAACAAGTGGATATACAATTAATGACCTTGCAAACGATATTAATTCCAATTTTTCATCTGATGTAAAAGCAGTTGTATATAATAGTAAACTTTTGATAATTCCTACAAAAAGTAATAGTTTTGATAGAAATTTAGTTAATATACAAGATTCAGATGGGCTCTTTACTCAATCAAATCTTCATGTTGAAACATATAAGGCGTTAGATACAAGTAAGGAGACTTTGGATAATATTCTAGATCATACCTTGCCATTTAAAATAACAATAGGTGCTACAAGTATTGAGATTGATCCGACTCAAACTACATTAAAAGAACTTGCAGATAAATTGAATGAGGTTGGAACAGGTATTTTGTTTGATGTTACACCTCACAATAAATTTGTAATTAGAGGGACAAGGTCTATGGATTTTAAAATTGATAAAACAATAAAAGGGCCAGAGGCATTATTTGTAAAATTAGGATTTATAGATGCAGATTCTGATCCAACAAACGATTGGGATGAAGATTATGTATTTTTAAATCCTTTTGACGAGCCAAAGTCTTTAAGAGAAAGATTTGCAAAAGCTGATACTTTATTTGTTGATAAAATAACTACAAATGAACCTTTTAGATTTGTTGAAAAGTTTAAGGTAAATTCAACCGTGAGTGTTAATCCTGAAACTATTGCAGTTGATTATGGTAAAATAGAGGATAACACAAATTGGGATGCGAAAGTATTTAGTCCAACAGGTCAGGCAAATACAGCAATTATGGAAATTCTTTCAAAAATGCGCTTTGAAAAGATTTTAAATGATGGAAGAGAGAGTTTTGCAGAATATTTAGGTGGAATTGTTGCAGAGATGGGAGTTGAAGGTGAAACAGCGATGAAAATGAAAGATAATACGGATATTATAATGAAAGATATAAGCAATGAAAGAGAAAGAGTTAAAGGCGTTTCATTAGATGAAGAAATGGCAAATATGATAAAGTTTCAACATGCATTTAATGCCTCTGCAAGGGTAATGACTGCTGTGGATGAGATGATAGGTAGGGTTATTGATAGACTAGGAGTTGTAGGAAGATAG
- the flgL gene encoding flagellar hook-associated protein FlgL — translation MRITNGMINERTLFNIQHSLYRISKLHDKLSSGKEVSYPSDDAVVATRASNISSRMRELKQFKRNVEHTQNFVNIYDSTIQELTNVYHRIKELIVRGANGTNDAAEREAIASELEKLKEHLEDIANTQLGGEYIFGGAKSDLKPVENGKIQTPPDANIKRKVNAMGFTIEYGVTVYDVFKLENGKDAFTVIDDAINALREGDSLKLSNITLKEVNLLESSTMEVFAQIGANSRTLELVSSRLTDIDTFMTEYLSKEQDADLTKVLTDLSMQQSVLQAALKSAAQVLQKTLVDFVS, via the coding sequence ATGAGAATAACTAATGGAATGATAAATGAAAGAACATTATTTAATATACAACATAGTTTGTATAGAATTTCAAAGCTTCATGATAAGCTTTCTTCGGGAAAAGAAGTTTCATATCCTAGTGATGACGCAGTAGTTGCAACGAGAGCTTCTAATATATCCAGCCGTATGAGAGAATTAAAACAATTTAAGAGGAATGTTGAACATACCCAAAACTTTGTGAATATATATGATTCTACCATACAAGAACTTACAAATGTGTATCATAGAATAAAAGAACTTATTGTTAGAGGAGCTAATGGGACGAATGATGCTGCAGAAAGGGAAGCAATAGCTTCTGAACTTGAAAAATTAAAAGAACATCTTGAAGATATTGCAAATACGCAACTTGGTGGTGAGTATATATTTGGTGGAGCAAAAAGTGATCTAAAGCCTGTTGAAAATGGAAAAATTCAAACTCCTCCTGATGCAAATATAAAAAGAAAAGTAAACGCGATGGGTTTTACAATTGAGTATGGAGTAACCGTTTATGATGTTTTCAAGCTAGAAAATGGAAAGGACGCATTTACAGTTATAGATGATGCAATAAATGCATTAAGAGAAGGGGACAGCTTAAAGCTTTCAAATATTACTTTAAAAGAAGTAAATTTATTGGAAAGCTCTACAATGGAAGTATTTGCCCAAATAGGTGCAAATTCCCGTACATTAGAGTTGGTAAGCTCAAGGTTAACAGATATTGATACGTTTATGACTGAATATCTTTCAAAGGAACAAGATGCAGATCTTACAAAGGTTTTAACAGATCTTTCTATGCAACAATCAGTTCTTCAAGCTGCTTTAAAATCAGCTGCACAAGTACTACAAAAAACGTTGGTTGATTTTGTATCATGA